In the Elizabethkingia bruuniana genome, TCAGTGTAAATTTGCACTGTAAATCTGATTTCTGAGATTTACGAAAAGCAAGGAAAATGAAAAACAAAGTTATAAACTATGCAATGGCAGTAATGCTTTTGTACGGAAGCCTTATTGCCGCACAAGAAGTGAAAAGCATGACTGCAGATGAGGTGATGACTCTGGCACTACAGAATCACCAGCAACTTAAGCTATCCGAAAAGAACATCTATATTTCCAAACAACAGACAGAGGTAACCAAATTGCAGAAGTTACCCACTATTACAGCATCTACAAGTCAGTTTTATTTAGGAAATGCCCTTATCATAGATAAGGATTTTTCTAATTCCACCAATGTTTCCATGCCACATTATGGAAGTTCTTATGGTGTACAGGCGAGCCAGCTGATCTTCAAGGGTGGGTTGGTAAAGAAATCCATTGAAATGGCAGGTTTGCGTGAGCAACTTGCAGCGTTGGATTTGGAAAAGAACCAACAGGATGTAAAGTTCTTGGTACTTTCCAATTATTTAGATGTTTACAAATTAAAGAATCAGGAACAGATTTTTCAGAACAATAAGAAGCTGGCACAAGAAAGATTGAAAAACATTCAGAAATTCAACCAGCAGGGAATGGTAACCCGAAATGAAGTAATCAGAGGAGAGTTAGCCATCAAAAATCTGGATCAGGGACTTCTTACATTAAGCAATAACAAAAAAATCCTTAACTATAATCTGGATGTTGCCTTAGGACTTCCTCAGAATACCGAGATTAACCCGACAGAAAGCCTTGAAGGAAAAGAATTGGTAAAAGGAACTGATTATTATATAGAGCAAGCATATCAAAACAACCCACAGCTAAAATCGGCAAATACCAATATTGCTGTGGCACAGAAAAATATTGAGATTATCAATACAGATAAAATGCCTACACTGTCCGGATTTGGCGGTTACAATATGCAGAGACCTATTATGACAAGAACACCAGTTCTGGACATGTATTCGAATAGTTGGCAGGCGGGAATTTCGTTAAGTTATAACATCGATAATCTGTATAAAACCAAAGAGCGACTGAAAGTAGGAGAGTTGCAGAAATCACAGGCACAGGATGCATTAACGCTTACCAGACAGAATATAGACATGACGGTAAACGCAGCTTATGTAAAGTACCAGGAATCTATAGACCAGGCAAAGTTAATGGATGATGCACAGAAACTAGCAGAAGAAAACTATAAAATTACTGAAGCTAAATACCTTAACCAATTGGCAGTACAGGCAGAAATGATAGACGCACAGAACCAGAAACTACAGGCGGAGCTAGACTTTGTAACCGCTGAAATCAATGTATTGTATCAGTATTACAATCTTCTGAAATCTACAGGAAGCTTATAACTGAAGCTATTTTCAATTAATAACTAATAAAGAATAACACAAGGATACATATATGGAAAGCAAGGATAATGTACAACAAGAACAATCAACTCAAGGGACAGGAGCAAAAGTGCAAATGTCAACAAGAGTTGAGGAAAAAAAGAAAGCCAACAAAAAAAATAAAATAAGAAGCACTATTGCAAACTCAATTGTATTTATTATTCTTATTGCAGGTTTTTATTGGTTAGTCAGAGAATATTTTCATATCGGAGACAAAGACTATACAGAAGCTGCTCAGGTTGAAGAATTCATTAATCCGGTAAATACGAGGGTGGCCGGATATATTAAAGAAATTAAATTCATAGAACATCAACAGGTAAAAAAAGGCGATACATTACTCATTCTGGATGACCGGGAAATACAAACTCAGCTGGGACAGGCAGAAGCAGCTTATCAGAATGCTTTGGCACAAAGAAGCGCTACAAGTTCCTCAGTGAATACGGTTTCCAATAATGTAAATGTAATGGAGTCTAATATTGCTGGTGCTAAAGCAAGATTATGGAATGCAGAGCAAAATCTGAACAGATATAAAAACCTTTTGGTTGCAGAAGCGGTAACAAAACAGCAATATGACCAGATAAAAACGGAATATGATGCACAGAAAGCGGCTTATGAAACCTTGGTGAATCAAAAGCAATCTGCAAATCTTTCTACTACAGAAGTTAAATCTAAACTAGGAATTAACGATGCAGAAATTAAGAGAACAAAAGCAGCATTGGATATGGCAAAACTTAACCTGAGCTATACAGTAATTACAGCACCTTATGACGGTGTTATGGGGAGAAGAGCAATCTCCGACGGGCAGTTGGTACAGGCAGGTCAGCAGATTGCAACAATTGTACTTAATGGTCAGAAATGGGTAACCGCAAACTTTCTGGAAGGCCAAATGCCTAAAATTGCTGTAGGGAAGAAAATAATGATGTCGGCAGATGCATTGGGTGGACAGCAATTTGAAGGAGAGGTTACAGCAATCTCAGCAGCTACAGGTTCCAGATATTCCAGTGTACCTACAGATAACTCTACCGGTAACTTTATCAAAGTTCAGCAGAGAATTCCGGTGAGAATAGAGTTCACTTCAGGCAATGATAAGCAAAAGCTTAATCAGCTTCGTGCCGGAATGAATATGATCATTAAACTGAAAGATTAATCTTATTACAAAAGTGAAATGCGGGAATAGATTCT is a window encoding:
- a CDS encoding TolC family protein, whose translation is MKNKVINYAMAVMLLYGSLIAAQEVKSMTADEVMTLALQNHQQLKLSEKNIYISKQQTEVTKLQKLPTITASTSQFYLGNALIIDKDFSNSTNVSMPHYGSSYGVQASQLIFKGGLVKKSIEMAGLREQLAALDLEKNQQDVKFLVLSNYLDVYKLKNQEQIFQNNKKLAQERLKNIQKFNQQGMVTRNEVIRGELAIKNLDQGLLTLSNNKKILNYNLDVALGLPQNTEINPTESLEGKELVKGTDYYIEQAYQNNPQLKSANTNIAVAQKNIEIINTDKMPTLSGFGGYNMQRPIMTRTPVLDMYSNSWQAGISLSYNIDNLYKTKERLKVGELQKSQAQDALTLTRQNIDMTVNAAYVKYQESIDQAKLMDDAQKLAEENYKITEAKYLNQLAVQAEMIDAQNQKLQAELDFVTAEINVLYQYYNLLKSTGSL
- a CDS encoding HlyD family secretion protein, whose protein sequence is MESKDNVQQEQSTQGTGAKVQMSTRVEEKKKANKKNKIRSTIANSIVFIILIAGFYWLVREYFHIGDKDYTEAAQVEEFINPVNTRVAGYIKEIKFIEHQQVKKGDTLLILDDREIQTQLGQAEAAYQNALAQRSATSSSVNTVSNNVNVMESNIAGAKARLWNAEQNLNRYKNLLVAEAVTKQQYDQIKTEYDAQKAAYETLVNQKQSANLSTTEVKSKLGINDAEIKRTKAALDMAKLNLSYTVITAPYDGVMGRRAISDGQLVQAGQQIATIVLNGQKWVTANFLEGQMPKIAVGKKIMMSADALGGQQFEGEVTAISAATGSRYSSVPTDNSTGNFIKVQQRIPVRIEFTSGNDKQKLNQLRAGMNMIIKLKD